The following are encoded together in the Brassica napus cultivar Da-Ae chromosome A9, Da-Ae, whole genome shotgun sequence genome:
- the LOC111200978 gene encoding putative E3 ubiquitin-protein ligase RING1a isoform X2, with product MSVEKSLKAAEIPDGEGGDKDQRGDRFGPEPEEKQEEDLQERKDEEGGDDEEEVKRDEAEEEEVVEEDEEDADEEEEEEKDEEEEEEEEDSKEKSPSSASGVNSEFVEIDLGEIRKDVQCPICLGIIKKTRTVMECLHRFCRECIDKSMRLGNKECPACRKRCASRRSLRDDPTFDALIAALFSNIDTYEEEEFAFHEDDKARNKQIQASIAEVSQRQSEALVKRKSFGKEASVSTRPQRRRRRNCRNMEQNTVEEANEDDNNDDNNGKDSSSEERGAEVRLRKRRKRSTSRSTLNPSSSGANNNNGNCAENDADMNLRDNNSKGISPGLVWNPEILAWGRGGTRSHTRHGNNATGGSSKSVRNARVNRLVECLRSSVDGNSIEDIHLKLVSVDTNCVPELPQAYLCCRPTLPVKQLREFVALQLHLKTEEVELLVTRELGGGDKAIENLPVVASDSASASKEEMQSLEDNETLSRLKVEQHLIIAYRQKQTE from the exons ATGTCTGTGGAGAAGAGCTTGAAGGCGGCTGAGATTCCCGATGGGGAAGGCGGAGATAAAGACCAACGAGGCGACCGATTTGGTCCAGAACCTGAAGAGAAGCAAGAAGAGGATCTACAAGAGaggaaagatgaagaaggaggagacgacgaagaagaagtgaaACGCGACGAGGCGGAGGAGGAAGAAGTAGTCGAAGAAGACGAGGAAGATGCagacgaggaggaggaggaggagaaagatgaagaagaagaagaagaggaagaag attcTAAGGAGAAAAGTCCATCTTCTGCATCAGGAGTGAACTCAGA ATTTGTGGAAATTGATCTAGGAGAAATCCGTAAAGACGTCCAGTGTCCCATTTGCTTAG gAATCATAAAGAAAACAAGGACTGTGATGGAATGTCTGCATCGGTTCTGTAGGGAATGTATTGATAAGTCAATGAGATTGGG GAACAAGGAATGTCCAGCTTGCAGGAAACGTTGTGCAAGCCGTCGTTCTCTTAGAGACGACCCCACTTTTGATGCTCTTATTGCAGCTCTATTCTCAAATATTGATACGTATGAGGAAGAG GAATTCGCTTTTCATGAAGATGACAAGGCTCGTAACAAGCAG ATTCAAGCATCTATAGCTGAAGTATCGCAGAGACAATCTGAGGCTCTTGTGAAAAGAAAATCTTTTGGTAAAGAGGCATCGGTTTCAACGAGACCACAACGTAGAAGGAGAAGGAACTGCAGAAACATGGAACAGAACACAGTAGAAGAAGCCAATGAAGATGATAATAATGATGACAACAACGGGAAAGATTCGTCTTCAGAAGAGCGTGGTGCAGAAGTCCGGCTGAGAAAAAGAAGGAAACGGTCTACAAGTCGTTCAACACTGAACCCTTCTTCTTCAGGTGCAAACAACAACAATGGTAACTGCGCAGAGAACGACGCAGATATGAATCTTCGAGACAACAACAGCAAAGGGATATCTCCAGGGCTTGTGTGGAACCCGGAGATACTTGCTTGGGGAAGAGGGGGTACAAGGAGTCACACAAGGCATGGGAATAATGCAACAGGAGGTAGTAGTAAGAGTGTGAGGAATGCTCGCGTGAATAGACTTGTGGAGTGTCTACGCAGCAGCGTCGATGGCAACAGTATTGAGGATATTCATCTCAAGCTTGTCTCAGTGGACACAAACTGTGTACCAGAGTTACCTCAAGCATATCTCTGTTGCCGACCCACTTTGCCTGTTAAACAGCTCCGTGAA TTTGTGGCACTTCAGTTACATCTGAAGACTGAAGAGGTGGAATTGTTGGTAACAAGAGAATTAGGAGGAGGAGATAAGGCAATAGAGAATCTTCCTGTAGTGGCTTCAGATTCAGCTTCAGCATCCAAAGAAGAGATGCAAAGTCTGGAAGACAATGAAACATTGTCAAGGCTCAAAGTTGAACAACATTTG ATCATAGCTTACCGGCAGAAGCAAACCGAGTGA
- the LOC111200978 gene encoding putative E3 ubiquitin-protein ligase RING1a isoform X1 — protein sequence MSVEKSLKAAEIPDGEGGDKDQRGDRFGPEPEEKQEEDLQERKDEEGGDDEEEVKRDEAEEEEVVEEDEEDADEEEEEEKDEEEEEEEEDSKEKSPSSASGVNSEFVEIDLGEIRKDVQCPICLGIIKKTRTVMECLHRFCRECIDKSMRLGNKECPACRKRCASRRSLRDDPTFDALIAALFSNIDTYEEEEFAFHEDDKARNKQIQASIAEVSQRQSEALVKRKSFGKEASVSTRPQRRRRRNCRNMEQNTVEEANEDDNNDDNNGKDSSSEERGAEVRLRKRRKRSTSRSTLNPSSSGANNNNGNCAENDADMNLRDNNSKGISPGLVWNPEILAWGRGGTRSHTRHGNNATGGSSKSVRNARVNRLVECLRSSVDGNSIEDIHLKLVSVDTNCVPELPQAYLCCRPTLPVKQLREFVALQLHLKTEEVELLVTRELGGGDKAIENLPVVASDSASASKEEMQSLEDNETLSRLKVEQHLVASPLIIIAYRQKQTE from the exons ATGTCTGTGGAGAAGAGCTTGAAGGCGGCTGAGATTCCCGATGGGGAAGGCGGAGATAAAGACCAACGAGGCGACCGATTTGGTCCAGAACCTGAAGAGAAGCAAGAAGAGGATCTACAAGAGaggaaagatgaagaaggaggagacgacgaagaagaagtgaaACGCGACGAGGCGGAGGAGGAAGAAGTAGTCGAAGAAGACGAGGAAGATGCagacgaggaggaggaggaggagaaagatgaagaagaagaagaagaggaagaag attcTAAGGAGAAAAGTCCATCTTCTGCATCAGGAGTGAACTCAGA ATTTGTGGAAATTGATCTAGGAGAAATCCGTAAAGACGTCCAGTGTCCCATTTGCTTAG gAATCATAAAGAAAACAAGGACTGTGATGGAATGTCTGCATCGGTTCTGTAGGGAATGTATTGATAAGTCAATGAGATTGGG GAACAAGGAATGTCCAGCTTGCAGGAAACGTTGTGCAAGCCGTCGTTCTCTTAGAGACGACCCCACTTTTGATGCTCTTATTGCAGCTCTATTCTCAAATATTGATACGTATGAGGAAGAG GAATTCGCTTTTCATGAAGATGACAAGGCTCGTAACAAGCAG ATTCAAGCATCTATAGCTGAAGTATCGCAGAGACAATCTGAGGCTCTTGTGAAAAGAAAATCTTTTGGTAAAGAGGCATCGGTTTCAACGAGACCACAACGTAGAAGGAGAAGGAACTGCAGAAACATGGAACAGAACACAGTAGAAGAAGCCAATGAAGATGATAATAATGATGACAACAACGGGAAAGATTCGTCTTCAGAAGAGCGTGGTGCAGAAGTCCGGCTGAGAAAAAGAAGGAAACGGTCTACAAGTCGTTCAACACTGAACCCTTCTTCTTCAGGTGCAAACAACAACAATGGTAACTGCGCAGAGAACGACGCAGATATGAATCTTCGAGACAACAACAGCAAAGGGATATCTCCAGGGCTTGTGTGGAACCCGGAGATACTTGCTTGGGGAAGAGGGGGTACAAGGAGTCACACAAGGCATGGGAATAATGCAACAGGAGGTAGTAGTAAGAGTGTGAGGAATGCTCGCGTGAATAGACTTGTGGAGTGTCTACGCAGCAGCGTCGATGGCAACAGTATTGAGGATATTCATCTCAAGCTTGTCTCAGTGGACACAAACTGTGTACCAGAGTTACCTCAAGCATATCTCTGTTGCCGACCCACTTTGCCTGTTAAACAGCTCCGTGAA TTTGTGGCACTTCAGTTACATCTGAAGACTGAAGAGGTGGAATTGTTGGTAACAAGAGAATTAGGAGGAGGAGATAAGGCAATAGAGAATCTTCCTGTAGTGGCTTCAGATTCAGCTTCAGCATCCAAAGAAGAGATGCAAAGTCTGGAAGACAATGAAACATTGTCAAGGCTCAAAGTTGAACAACATTTGGTAGCGTCACCattaata ATCATAGCTTACCGGCAGAAGCAAACCGAGTGA
- the LOC106416894 gene encoding uncharacterized protein LOC106416894 — protein MAAPQLACVLLVETELKGWQKTLHKIFVGIEGLAFSIDAPDWWTHGEGANPMMFTKKLMFLRGEVDPVVFIKKLFKAKNYAMLYRIDYGHEENPQGIRKPNNHFLRFRFEIDMLEGSWYKKIIGALKTIQGVSFTIDAPSQMVYMCGNIEEGLLLKMLTKTGIQILGMDYGNLKPPPKKVEAQISDGTETQPKKDTEPPPPEIVVTKHQAKNKKHRGFKVFCCP, from the exons ATGGCGGCTCCTCAACTA GCATGTGTTTTGCTTGTGGAAACTGAACTCAAAGGTTGGCAAAAGacattacataaaatatttgtGGGCATTGAAG GTTTAGCGTTCTCCATTGATGCACCCGACTGGTGGACACATGGGGAAGGAGCTAATCCTATGATGTTCACTAAGAAGTTGATGTTTTTACGTGGCGAAGTTGATCCTGTGGTCTTCattaaaaagttatttaaaGCGAAAAATTACGCTATGCTCTACAGGATTGATTATGGACATGAAGAGAATCCACAAGGCATCCGGAAACCTAATAATCATTTtctg aGATTTAGATTTGAGATAGACATGTTAGAAGGAAGTTGGTACAAGAAAATCATAGGAGCTTTAAAGACCATCCAAG GTGTATCGTTTACCATAGATGCACCAAGTCAGATGGTATATATGTGTGGGAACATTGAAGAAGGTTTGCTCTTGAAGATGTTAACGAAGACGGGCATTCAAATTTTGGGAATGGACTATGGTAATTTGAAGCCACCTCCCAAGAAAGTTGAGGCTCAAATATCAGATGGAACCGAGACACAACCCAAGAAAGACACAGAGCCTCCTCCTCCTGAGATTGTTGTTACGAAACACCAAGCCAAAAACAAGAAACATCGTGGTTTTAAAGTTTTTTGTTGTCCATGA